From Pyrenophora tritici-repentis strain M4 chromosome 1, whole genome shotgun sequence, the proteins below share one genomic window:
- a CDS encoding MdlB, ABC-type multidrug transport system, ATPase and permease component, with protein MKEIWRLIKIARPELGTLSWAFLFLIIGSGISLSVPFSIGKILDAATSTENTDGLLFGMTPAVFYFALAGVLTTGAAFNFGRIIILRIVGERIVARLRSQLYRKTFVQNAEFFDANRVGDLISRLGSDTIIVGKSITQNLSDGLRALVSGAAGFAMMGFVSLKLTGILALIAPPVALVAFFSGRSLRNLSRKIQKNLGTLTKIAEERLGNVRTSQAFAGEVQEASRYNRQIKRIFALGKKEAVVAATFYGSTGLMGNLTIISILYVGSNMVKNGVISIGELSSFLMYTVYAGSSMVGLSGFYGEMMKGVGAASRLFELQDRNPTISPTKGLPVKSARGPIEFKNVSFSYPTRPAVTIFKDLNFKIEQGTNVAIVAPSGAGKSTVASLLLRFYVPNTGTITIDGRDITTLNAKQLRRKIGYVGQEPVLFSGTIAENIAYGVPNATRAEIVAAARKANCQFISDFPDGLETHAGARGTQLSGGQKQRIAIARALIKKPDILILDEATSALDAESETLVNQALNKLLQENNTTISIAHRLSTIKRSDRIICIDSDGRVAEEGTYEQLSSNPEGAFNKLMEWQMSGGDVPAKDVKAPQPTDEEDIQRELDEEKDEVAARNRG; from the exons ATGAAGGAAATTTGGAGGTTGATCAAGATCGCCCGTCCCGAATTGGGGACGCTCTCTTGGGCATTCCTATTCTTGATTATCGGATCTGGTATCTCTCTATCTGTACCCTTCTCAATTGGTAAAATCCTGGACGCCGCAACTTCGACCGAGAATACCGACGGACTGCTCTTCGGAATGACCCCCGCTGTCTTCTACTTCGCTCTAGCCGGTGTCCTGACAACAGGCGCTGCTTTCAACTTTGGTCGTATCATCATTTTACGAATCGTCGGAGAGCGTATCGTTGCACGTCTACGATCGCAGCTGTACCGCAAAACCTTTGTCCAAAACGCCGAGTTCTTTGACGCAAACAGGGTTGGAGACCTCATCTCCCGCCTTGGTTCCGATACTATTATTGTTGGAAAGAGCATTACACAGAACTTGTCGGATGGGCTGCGTGCGCTAGTCAGCGGTGCAGCTGGTTTCGCCATGATGGGTTTCGTCAGTCTCAAGCTTACCGGTATTCTCGCTTTGATCGCTCCACCTGTAGCACTCGTCGCCTTCTTCTCGGGTCGATCTTTACGGAACCTCAGTCGAAAGATTCAAAAGAACCTGGGAACCCTGACCAAGATCGCTGAAGAGCGATTGGGCAACGTCAGGACCAGTCAAGCCTTTGCTGGTGAGGTTCAAGAAGCGTCGCGTTATAATCGTCAGATCAAGAGGATATTCGCCCTAGGAAAGAAAGAAGCTGTAGTAGCTGCCACTTTCTACGGCAGTACAGGACTCATGGGTAACTTGACAATCATTTCTATCCTTTACGTTGGTAGCAACATGGTTAAGAACGGTGTCATCTCTATTGGTGAGCTTTCATCGTTCTTGATGTACACCGTTTACGCCGGTTCAAGTATGGTTGGTTTGTCTGGTTTCTACGGTGAAATGATGAAGGGCGTCGGAGCTGCCAGTCGTCTCTTTGAGCTTCAAGATCGCAATCCGACTATCTCGCCGACCAAGGGTCTACCAGTCAAGTCGGCACGCGGCCCAATTGAGTTCAAGAACGTATCCTTCAGCTATCCCACCAGACCAGCTGTTACGATTTTCAAGGACCTGAACTTCAAGATCGAACAGGGTACCAATGTCGCTATTGTAGCCCCTAGCGGAGCTGGAAAGTCTACAGTCGCCAGCCTGCTTTTGCGCTTCTACGTTCCGAACACAGGTACCATTACGATTGATGGGAGAGATATTACCACCTTGAACGCGAAGCAATTGAGGAGAAAGATCGGTTATGTCGGTCAGGAGCCTGTGTTGTTCTCCGGAACCATCGCAGAAAACATCGCATATGGTGTACCCAACGCCACTCGCGCCGAGATAGTGGCTGCTGCGCGAAAGGCTAACTGCCAGTTCATCAGCGACTTC CCCGACGGCCTTGAGACCCACGCTGGTGCACGGGGTACACAACTCTCCGGTGGACAAAAGCAACGCATTGCTATTGCACGAGCACTGATCAAAAAGCCCGATATTCTCATCCTCGACGAAGCTACCAGTGCCCTTGACGCAGAGTCCGAGACTCTTGTCAACCAAGCTCTGAATAAGCTTCTCCAGGAAAACAACACTACTATTAGCATTGCCCATCGTCTGTCGACCATCAAGCGCTCCGATCGCATCATTTGCATCGACTCTGATGGCAGAGTAGCCGAGGAAGGCACCTACGAGCAGCTCAGCTCCAACCCAGAGGGCGCCTTCAACAAGCTTATGGAGTGGCAAATGAGCGGAGGCGATGTTCCTGCAAAGGATGTCAAGGCGCCGCAGCCCACTGATGAGGAGGACATCCAACGAGAGCTCGATGAAGAGAAGGACGAGGTTGCGGCCCGCAATCGTGGCTAG
- a CDS encoding CcmA, ABC-type multidrug transport system, ATPase component yields the protein MGPLAKSETDVKDPSKNEELQVEASPNPEPREEEATRAAPLHRGSTNISTNDDHGLSLREVDPVAVRLEHLSVSVDESPNALSRIFSKQKTPPSHSHVKTILNDICADMPAGSLTAIIGGSGSGKTSLLNSMSGRIQSNNRLITSGRTLFNGSEDGSQVRTAYVIQQDILLHTLTVRETLTYAAQLRLPSTVSAKEKKQLVEDVILELGLKEAADTRIGNNEHKGCSGGEKRRTSIGVQLLSNPSLLWLDEPTSGLDSTSAFQVVKTLQTLARQGRTIIVTIHQPRSEIWDLFDNVILLSRGKPAYAGNAKECLPYFAKLGHEMPPFTNPAEYLIDVVSVDNRSAEAEMAAQQRVGRVIEAWRANPQSGFNEKDGSRAPSTALTKSQRKERRANHTSFIQQTRVLTVRTWTVTIRDPMGMFGSLFEAVSMAVITGWIFLQLDGSLSGIRSRQGALYNAAALQGYLILLYETYRLTTDIQLFDEEARQGVVSIPAFLISRRLARILIEDIPVPLVFSLIYYFFCGFRADGAQFLTFFSIILLHHYIAVAYAMLCVAVSRNFAGASLVANLGYTLQSMACGYFIQSNTIPIYVRWTKWIAYVFYAFGALCANEFTGAFYDCPYEGGRSNLACKEYDGDFIMQSLGFPKNWIWRPIMALLGFAITFYIGAGLLLKFWNAEIAMARARPSTVDASAGKEKMSERPAENVRTIDIRLNGYAMDVEKRSLRKRWTKPILKPLTADFQPGSLNVIMGPSGSGKTSLLNSMAMRLKDDTWTRYKLFGSMTYNGLIPAREVVHSISCYVTQDDDALLASLTVRETLRYAAGLRLPKWMTKEQKTQKAEEVLLKMGLKDCADNLIGNDIIKGISGGEKRRVTIAVQILTEPRVLLLDEPLSGLDAFTALSIMDVLRGLAQEGRTLIITIHQPRSDLFSHFGNILLLARGGHPVYAGPAKDMLPHFASLGHECPRHVNPADFALDLITVDLQHAARERISRQKVRSLIESWNADRFPIARTGSITTPAELGSMAREPSSFATAYSILIRRAIKNMFRQPEILIARIMQVVGLGLVLALYFSPLKTDYFSIQNRMGFLVEIAPLYFVGMLNNVSIYPIDRDVFYRDYDDGIYGVDAFFLTYISLTTPFEIISCLIFSVLAVFAVGLERNVQTYFIISFNAFCITSCGESLGIAFNTFFTHTGFSVNCMAVFLSVAQIMGGVLSLDVPPFLQAWNHLSPVRWAIGNMAPFTLRGLKFTCEDWQRINGQCPIQTGEQVLDLYNLDKNPEMNLMALGICAVVYRFLAYVVLKMVKERWVGKAWKKCGGWRKKKNPIEM from the exons ATGGGGCCGCTAGCAAAGAGTGAGACGGATGTAAAAGACCCGAGTAAGAATGAGGAATTGCAAGTGGAGGCGTCGCCCAACCCGGAACCTAGAGAAGAGGAGGCGACACGTGCAGCGCCACTCCACCGCGGCTCCACGAACATATCAACAAACGACGATCACGGCCTTTCCCTACGCGAAGTAGACCCTGTGGCTGTCCGACTCGAACATCTCTCAGTATCTGTTGATGAATCGCCAAATGCGCTATCGCGGATATTCTCAAAGCAAAAAACGCCACCCAGCCACAGCCATGTCAAAACTATACTCAATGACATATGTGCAGATATGCCAGCCGGGAGTCTTACCGCCATCATAGGAGGAAGTGGCAGTGGGAAAACATCCTTGCTGAATTCTATGAGCGGTCGCATCCAAAGCAACAATCGGCTCATCACATCGGGTCGGACATTGTTCAATGGAAGCGAAGATGGATCACAAGTGCGAACCGCGTATGTTATACAACAGGATATCCTGTTGCACACTCTCACTGTTAGAGAAACTTTGACATATGCTGCGCAACTCCGACTTCCATCAACTGTCAGCGCgaaggagaagaagcagTTGGTTGAAGACGTCATCTTGGAATTGGGGTTGAAAGAGGCAGCAGACACGAGGATCGGAAACAACGAGCATAAAGGGTGTTCTGGAGGAGAGAAGCGGAGAACGAGTATTGGCGTCCAATTGCTGTCGAACCCTTCTCTCCTTTGGCTGGACGAACCAACTAGTGGTCTGGACTCTACGAGTGCCTTCCAGGTGGTTAAAACATTGCAAACCCTAGCTAGGCAAGGGAGAACAATCATAGTCACAATTCACCAGCCACGCTCGGAGATTTGGGACCTTTTTGACAATGTCATTCTCCTATCGAGAGGAAAGCCCGCGTATGCCGGTAACGCGAAAGAGTGCCTGCCATACTTCGCAAAACTCGGGCATGAGATGCCGCCCTTCACAAATCCAGCAGAGTACTTAATCGACGTCGTCAGTGTCGACAATCGGAGTGCGGAGGCAGAAATGGCTGCTCAACAACGCGTCGGTCGGGTGATCGAAGCTTGGAGAGCAAATCCCCAAAGCGGCTTCAATGAGAAGGATGGTTCAAGGGCTCCGAGTACCGCTCTCACCAAGTCCCAAAGAAAGGAAAGGCGGGCCAACCATACCTCATTCATACAGCAGACCCGGGTGCTCACTGTGCGAACTTGGACTGTGACGATTCGCGATCCTATGG GCATGTTTGGTAGTCTTTTTGAGGCCGTTAGCATGGCAGTTATCACAGGATGGATCTTCCTACAGCTCGACGGCTCACTCTCTGGCATACGATCCCGACAAGGAGCACTGTACAACGCAGCTGCGCTCCAAGGCTACCTGATCCTTCTCTACGAGACATACCGACTGACCACCGACATCCAACTTTTTGACGAAGAAGCGCGACAGGGTGTTGTCAGCATACCAGCATTTCTCATCTCCAGGAGACTGGCTCGAATCCTCATTGAAGATATCCCAGTCCCTCTGGTTTTCTCACTAATCTACTATTTCTTCTGTGGCTTTCGTGCAGACGGAGCCCAGTTTCTCACTTTCTTCAGCATCATATTGTTGCATCATTATATCGCTGTTGCCTATGCTATGCTATGCGTTGCAGTCTCAAGAAACTTTGCCGGCGCCAGTCTGGTTGCTAATCTGGGGTATACCCTGCAGTCGATGGCTTGTGGCTACTTCATCCAGTCGAACACAATACCAATTTACGTTAGATGGACCAAGTGGATTGCGTACGTCTTTTACGCTTTCGGGGCTCTTTGTGCCAATGAGTTCACTGGTGCGTTCTACGACTGTCCGTACGAGGGTGGACGATCAAACCTTGCTTGCAAAGAGTACGATGGAGATTTCATCATGCAGTCTCTGGGCTTCCCGAAGAATTGGATCTGGAGGCCCATTATGGCGCTTCTCGGTTTCGCCATTACCTTCTACATTGGCGCTGGTCTGCTGCTGAAATTCTGGAACGCAGAAATCGCAATGGCGCGTGCCAGGCCATCGACTGTGGACGCTTCTGCTGGCAAGGAGAAGATGAGCGAGCGACCTGCCGAAAACGTTAGGACCATCGACATTCGCTTGAATGGGTATGCGATGGACGTGGAAAAGCGGTCGTTGCGGAAACGATGGACGAAGCCTATCCTCAAGCCGCTCACTGCGGACTTCCAACCTGGATCCTTGAATGTAATCATGGGGCCTTCGGGTTCTGGAAAAACATCACTGCTCAACAGCATGGCAATGCGGCTCAAAGACGACACATGGACGCGGTACAAGCTATTTGGTTCTATGACCTACAACGGGTTGATACCCGCGCGAGAAGTCGTACATTCAATTTCTTGTTATGTTACTCAAGATGATGACGCCCTTCTCGCATCCCTAACAGTACGCGAAACGCTCCGCTACGCAGCCGGCCTACGTCTACCAAAATGGATGACGAAGGAACAGAAGACCCAGAAAGCTGAGGAGGTTCTCCTGAAGATGGGTCTCAAAGACTGTGCAGACAATCTCATCGGAAACGATATCATCAAGGGCATCAGCGGTGGCGAGAAACGTCGCGTCACCATCGCCGTCCAGATCCTCACCGAACCACGCGTACTCCTCCTCGACGAGCCGCTGTCAGGACTCGATGCCTTCACAGCGCTGTCTATAATGGATGTGCTGCGCGGTTTAGCACAAGAAGGCCGCACGCTCATCATCACAATCCACCAGCCACGAAGCGACCTCTTCAGTCACTTTGGCAACATTCTACTTCTCGCTCGCGGCGGCCACCCCGTCTACGCCGGCCCAGCCAAGGACATGCTACCCCATTTCGCCAGTCTGGGCCACGAATGTCCACGACACGTTAACCCCGCTGACTTCGCCCTCGACCTCATCACCGTTGATCTCCAGCATGCAGCCCGCGAGAGGATCAGTAGACAAAAAGTCCGCAGTCTAATTGAGTCATGGAATGCGGATCGGTTCCCCATCGCGCGCACTGGCTCAATTACTACGCCTGCAGAGCTAGGAAGTATGGCACGCGAACCATCGTCCTTTGCTACAGCTTATTCCATCCTAATCCGGCGTGCGATCAAGAACATGTTCCGCCAGCCCGAGATCCTCATTGCGCGTATTATGCAAGTAGTAGGCTTAGGACTCGTTCTCGCACTCTACTTTTCACCGCTCAAGACGGATTATTTCTCCATCCAGAACAGGATGGGTTTCTTGGTAGAAATCGCGCCTTTGTACTTTGTTGGCA TGCTTAACAATGTCTCTATCTACCCCATCGACCGCGACGTCTTCTACCGCGACTATGATGACGGTATCTACGGCGTCGACGCTTTCTTCCTCACCTACATCTCCCTCACCACGCCCTTTGAAATAATAAGCTGCCTCATCTTCTCCGTACTCGCTGTCTTCGCCGTCGGCCTAGAACGCAATGTACAAACGTATTTCATCATCAGCTTCAACGCCTTCTGCATCACCAGCTGCGGTGAAAGTCTCGGTATTGCATTCAACACCTTCTTCACGCATACCGGATTTTCCGTAAACTGCATGGCCGTCTTCCTCAGCGTCGCGCAGATCATGGGCGGTGTCTTGTCGCTCGATGTACCCCCGTTCTTGCAGGCGTGGAACCATCTCTCGCCTGTGAGGTGGGCGATTGGCAATATGGCGCCGTTTACGCTGCGTGGTTTGAAATTCACATGCGAGGACTGGCAGAGGATCAATGGACAGTGTCCCATACAGACCGGGGAGCAAGTGCTTGATCTGTACAACTTGGACAAGAACCCGGAGATGAATCTCATGGCGCTTGGTATATGCGCAGTCGTGTATAGGTTTTTGGCGTATGTTGTTTTGAAGATGGTTAAGGAGCGGTGGGTTGGGAAGGCGTGGAAGAAATGTGGAGGGTGgcggaagaagaagaatCCAATTGAGATGTAA
- a CDS encoding putative c6 transcription factor protein, with the protein MVSPVSFGPSPPGAHTRLSTSSSPQPSMSSASDSPFTTPNFDSSIFNPSDTQSEERTERRTASLEVVPKLEETELQLADVKEEPSPEDTPISPTEPVRIRRARGRPRIHPPRSPTTLAKQAKARSKTGCTTCRKRKKKCDETKPFCLSCQKNNIHCEGYKPVEIWKSGKERAAEARKRSLDVKFELPPLMEGVENDLDRDLLQHFVSRASAVLSLHGDKATNPFTKILLPMALQHEGLMHSVLCLSASHMYSVSPSQEYEDRQAFHRGKALQLLKHDLERQKAGEGGVMVYEDSNVAQILLHLLHSICDGNTSGEYRMHMIAAKQIAMNQKSSNPEFQTLFDEFFYYHWIASQITSLDGTEVPMMDDFNLPFKISPETAGLIGISDGLFGFISKISNLRRKIRSRIDEKQEPIMDYEALLSAHAIDTGLRGWVCPHTPGSPLYTISMLYRQATWVYLYRTTKDSKPHPFIKSAVDDGIRYINELPAEGWVQSNVLLPLFLIGCAAFEEEQRVEINRAFSGLIACTGLGNIGFAKEVVDEVWVKMNNNDPDSWDWEKIINARGWDFLAT; encoded by the exons ATGGTCTCGCCCGTTTCTTTCGGCCCTTCGCCGCCAGGCGCGCACACCCGCTTGAGCACAAGCTCATCGCCACAGCCCTCCATGTCGTCCGCTAGCGACTCCCCATTTACCACTCCCAACTTCGACTCCAGCATATTCAACCCCTCCGACACACAATCTGAAGAGCGGACAGAGAGACGGACGGCTTCGCTCGAGGTCGTGCCCAAGCTTGAAGAGACCGAACTTCAATTGGCCGATGTGAAAGAGGAGCCCTCCCCGGAAGATACGCCCATCTCCCCCACCGAACCCGTGCGGATACGTCGTGCCCGTGGCAGGCCCAGGATACACCctcctcgctcgcccacTACTCTTGCAAAGCAGGCCAAGGCGCGATCGAAAACGGGGTGCACGACATGTCGGAAACGGAAGAAGAAGTGTGACGAAACCAAGCCATTCT GCTTGTCATGTCAAAAGAACAACATCCACTGCGAGGGTTACAAGCCCGTTGAGATATGGAAGAGTGGAAAGGAACGGGCCGCAGAAG CCCGGAAGCGAAGTCTCGACGTCAAGTTCGAGCTTCCGCCGCTCATGGAAGGCGTAGAGAACGACCTCGACCGTGACCTCCTTCAGCACTTTGTTAGCCGAGCCAGCGCCGTCCTCAGCTTACACGGCGACAAAGCAACCAACCCATTTACCAAGATTTTGCTACCCATGGCACTCCAGCACGAAGGTCTAATGCATTCAGTACTGTGCCTGTCAGCTTCGCACATGTATTCTGTCAGCCCCTCACAGGAATACGAGGACAGACAGGCCTTCCACCGAGGCAAAGCACTACAGCTTCTCAAGCACGATCTCGAGCGACAAAAGGCCGGCGAGGGAGGTGTAATGGTCTATGAGGACTCTAACGTGGCTCAGATACTACTGCATCTTCTGCATTCAATATGCGACGGCAACACTTCGGGCGAGTATCGTATGCACATGATCGCCGCAAAGCAGATCGCGATGAACCAAAAGTCATCCAATCCAGAGTTCCAGACCCTCTTTGACGAATTTTTCTACTACCACTGGATAGCAAGTCAGATCACTTCCCTGGATGGCACAGAGGTTCCCATGATGGATGACTTCAACCTTCCTTTTAAGATCAGCCCGGAGACGGCCGGACTAATCGGCATATCGGACGGCCTCTTTGGTTTCATCTCGAAGATCAGCAACCTGCGACGCAAGATACGCTCTCGTATTGATGAAAAGCAGGAACCGATCATGGACTACGAGGCCTTGCTTTCTGCTCATGCCATCGACACTGGTCTTCGCGGATGGGTATGCCCTCACACACCTGGATCCCCTCTATACACAATCTCGATGCTCTACCGCCAAGCGACGTGGGTCTACCTTTACCGAACGACCAAGGACTCGAAGCCCCACCCTTTCATCAAGAGTGCAGTCGATGACGGCATTCGATACATCAACGAATTACCCGCAGAAGGCTGGGTGCAAAGTAACGTTTTACTACCCTTGTTTCTTATTGGGTGCGCCGCATTTGAGGAAGAGCAGCGCGTCGAGATCAATCGCGCATTCAGCGGTCTCATTGCCTGCACCGGTCTAGGCAACATCGGCTTCGCAAAAGAGGTGGTTGACGAAGTATGGGTCAAGATGAATAACAACGACCCCGACTCGTGGGATTGGGAAAAAATTATCAATGCGCGTGGATGGGACTTCCTGGCCACATGA